The proteins below come from a single Vitis vinifera cultivar Pinot Noir 40024 chromosome 9, ASM3070453v1 genomic window:
- the LOC100260034 gene encoding egg cell-secreted protein 1.4, whose amino-acid sequence MALKTLFLLVALTWLMANAAATRDLPTNPGLDLTTRLETSGGLVECWNALMEIRQCTNEIILFFLNGQTVLGPECCQAISIITRNCWPAMLTSLGFTAEEGNILQGYCNASSGPPTPASPPLYQVGMG is encoded by the coding sequence ATGGCTCTCAAGACTCTCTTCCTCCTGGTGGCACTCACCTGGCTCATGGCCAATGCAGCTGCAACCAGGGACCTGCCTACAAACCCGGGACTTGACCTCACCACCAGGCTTGAAACCAGTGGAGGATTAGTTGAATGCTGGAACGCCCTCATGGAGATTAGGCAATGCACAAATGAGATCATCCTCTTCTTCCTCAACGGCCAGACTGTTCTTGGCCCTGAATGTTGCCAGGCGATCAGCATCATCACCCGCAACTGCTGGCCCGCCATGCTCACTTCTCTAGGGTTCACGGCTGAGGAAGGCAACATACTGCAAGGCTACTGCAATGCGTCATCTGGGCCTCCTACACCAGCATCGCCTCCCCTGTATCAAGTGGGCATGGGGTGA